ACCCCGAAGGGATAATTCAGCTTCTTTACGCCCTGCCCCTTAACTCCCAGACCCccagtggaatgggctccctcagAAGTCGAtgggctctcctttgctggaggtttCAAAGCCGGGTGTGGGTGTGTCTGAGTCGGGGATTCTTCGTCTGCAGTTCCCGCGTTGCAGGGGGCtaggctggatgacccttgggagtcccgcccaactctacacttctgtgGGGCATGGTCTTGTCTCCAGCACcctgttttttcctccctctctcaacgcttctccctctcccttccagaCCCATCTTCCTCTGCGGGGGCGACCATACTGGGGACAACGGCTACATCGCCAGCGAGGGCTTTCCCAGCCACTACCCTCCCAGCAAGACCTGCACCTGGACCATCACGGTGACTCTCCCTTGGGGCGGgggtcctgggggtggggtgggggacacacagcCAGGTATCCctgctccagctcccaccagttgCTGACCATTGGCAGTGGCCCTGTGACGCAGGCTAGGTTGACCGAGGTCCCCCAGTGCGTttcctggcggggggggggattcgaaccctgatcctATTGCACAAGTGTGACGCTTAATTAAGGTCACACAAGGggaacattctccttttcccttctgccTGCTGTgtctttcaaattttattttcccCCAAGTGTGGGTGACAGGGCCTGGCATCAATCCCAGTCTCCTTTCTCCTGGGGTGCCCCTGATTCTCCCCTCCATCCGCTcggcctgcctgcccccctccgGCGCCTGACAGCCCCTTTGCCCCCCATTCCCAGGTGCCAGAAGGGCAGGTGGTGATGCTCTCCTTCCGGGTCTTTGACATGGAGCCAGACCCCGTCTGCCGCTATGACTACCTGGACGTCTACAGCGGACACGCGGCCGTGGAGGGGCAGCGCCTGGGCCGCTTCTGCGGCACTTTCCGCCCCGGAGCCGTCCTCTCCACCAGCAACCGGATGCTGCTGCGGATGGTGTCCGACGAGGGCACCGGAGGGAGGGGCTTCCTGGTGTGGTTCAGCGGGGGGCTCCCTCACGTCGACGGTAAGGGACCCTGCTTGCAGCGGCCAGTGGCACGGAGCTGGCGGGAGTTATAGTTCCAAACTTCAGTCGGGtgccaggttggccaaggctgctGTAGAACCCTTCTGACTTACCCACAATTCCTCTGGCAAATTACCCAGGATCCTTTCAGCCCCTTTGCTGAGAACAAGGAggatttgtgggtgggtgtgggctCACGGTTTGGATGCCAATCTGTTTCCCCATGAAACTAAGTTTGTATATTTAAGAGTCAGGAAAACCAAGTCCGGAGATTGTGAGTTGCACTGAgatcataatgatgatgatttctgaggaacagttgagggagttggggatgtttagcctggagaaggggagGCCgaaaggagatatgagagccatcttcagaaatctgaagggctgtcacatggaagatgcagcaagcttcctttctgctgctccagagggtaggactcgaacccatggcttcaagtgacaagaaaggagattccgagtcaacatcaggaagaaatttctgacagcAAGAAGGTGGCgggctctccctccttggaggtttttaagcagaggttgggtggccacctgtcctatatgatctagttgagattcctgcattgcagggggttggactagatgacccttgaggtcctttccaactctacaattctgtgattcatttggggcttttaagcagaggttggatggccacctgcccgggattctttagctgagattcctgcattgcagggggttggactgggtgacccttgggAGAAGCACTTCTTACTCTATGATTCATTATTTGCTATCTTCCTATTGTTGGACCACAGATGACTTTTGAAAATTAACATTGCATGGGATCCCAGCAGGACTGGATCTCAAAAACTAATTTAACAACTGTCAGACTGACAAATAGCTTGTAGGGGGCATTGTTTTGGGATGTGAGCGTTTGCCAGCTGGAATATTCAAAGCATGAGAGAGGACTGCTGTGGAATCTGCCTGGATCATGTCAAGCATTTGACCTTTGACCTCAAGTAAAAAGCATCCGGCCGGCAGGGAGAGCTTATCTGGGAACATCACGAGGGGAGGCTGGCACTCTGCACCCTGGGGTGGCACGAGGAAAGGGTGGGGGGCGTGGAGGTATCGCAcccactttcctccccctcccgccCCGCCCCATCCCAACGCACAGGACCTTTTTCCAGGGCGCCCAAAGGGACGAAGAAAAGGGGGTGGCCATCATATAGACTCCTGGGGGTTCTGGGAACCGTGGGACTATTGGGACGGTGAGTATGAGAGCCCAGTTTTTTCCTGCAGTGGCAGCTACAGAgaccccccctcctgcccctccaaGGAGGGCAAGGCCTGGGCTTGGCTTGGCTTCTTGGGTggtgggcaggggtgggtgggtgggtgatctcgCTACTTTTGGAAGCCCATAGTTAGGAGGGTTGGGGTGGGTCCTCTGCTCAAGGGGGATACCCCATCCAGGATCCTCAGGAGGGGCTGGAAGTGCGGGATGGAAGAGATAggcacccctccaaaaaaattctCATTCCATCCTCGCCTTTCTCTGCCTgcttgtaacccccccccccaagccagtcTCTTCCTCCCATCCCTGGTCCTTCTGCAACCAGTCATTAGTGCGGTCTCCCAAATTGCTGTTTTTGCCCTGCAGTTCTGCTCCCTTTGGGGGCCTCCCTCTCCGCCCCCCTGGACTGTTTGCAGAGCAAACAAGCATTCAGACCATAAGACGCCGGCCCAGCTTTGATTTcagcccccccctaaaataaaaaCACCCCCCACCTTCCTTTCCTGAACCATCCCATTGCCAACTTGGGTTCTTTGATCCCTGGCCCCTTCAAAGCCCTCCCTGGCTTCAGGACAGGCTTGGCCTCTGAATTGGGCTTAGTTAGGGGGCTCTTCTGGGGGGGGTGTGTAGAGTATTGGCTGGCATGCAGCACATGGGGGTAGAGGTTTGTGCAGGAATGGCCGGCCTGAGGACGTGCAGGGGTTTTGCCTGCTTTCACATGGGCATGAGGGCACGACCCCTCGAGGCAGCGACTGGCACACTTGAGCCCCCTTGCCCTGTTGGTTCAAAAGGCTGGATGTAGGCCCACCTTGTGCCCACAGCTCCCAAAGGCTCTGCACGTGTCGGGGGGGTTGGCGTGGGACCCTGtgaggtctgtgtgtgtgtgtgtgcacgatTGCAGCGGGCGACCCAAAAGTTTTGCCCCTGTGCCACCTCGAGAGACGAGGGCCacatgcgcacaatggatttcTGCACATCCCTGGCCTGGCCCATTCCGCTGACCCCCTTGGCCGCCctgcccctctttctctctttgcagagCACCAGTTCTGTGGGGGGAAGATGGAGAAACCCCAGGGGACCCTCAAGACCCCCAACTGGCCTGAGAGCGACTACCCGCCCGGCATCAGCTGCTCTTGGCATATCATTGCCCCAAAGGACAAGGTAAGGCTGCTTGCTTGTCCCCTTAgccgcatcgcagggggttgggctggatgacccctgggggtccctttcagctcgaCAGTTCTGCGATTCTTAGCAGCTTCCTCTGGGGCCTCTCTTCCCAGGGTGGTGAGTGGGGTGGCACGCAGCAACCACCTCCGTTCTCTCTGCGGAAAGCTTATGAGTCAGGTCAGGCCCACCGGCGCAACGGGAGCTgattccctctctttcccctccgGCCCAGGTGATTGTGTTGACCTTTGGGAAGTTTGACGTGGAGCCTGACACCTACTGTCGCTACGACTACGTGGCGGTTTTCAACGGCGGAGACCGAGACGACTCCAGGCGCATTGGCAAGTTTTGCGGGGACGAATCGCCCAGGTGAGGCTTTGCAGCAACGCCAAATTTTCCCTTTCTGTAGTGACTGGAGCACATCGGCAGCCAGCGAGTCTCCTCTTTGGGATGCTTCCttgaatcataggattgtagggttgggagggacccccgagggtcatccagcccaaccccctgccatgcaggaattgcagctgaagCACCCACAACACGCCAggctctgctcaaaaacctccaaggaaggggagtccgtTTCATGCTTCATCTCAAGATCCCCCTGAGCATTTCAATGGCAAATGCATGTGGCCGTGGGGGATTTCTAGCCCTCTGGACCCCCTGCCCTCTGTGACCCTTCCCTGTCGTTCCTGGAAAGTTTACACCCACAGATAAGGGCCTCCCActggctctctcccttccccaggtCATTCCCACGCTATCCATGCCGTCCTCTAagaccaaacattccctttcGCCTGCTTTGGcaaataatctctctctcccatctcctttggcctccctcaactgttccctCTGCCCCTGACCTCACAGGGCCTCATTCTACGTCTCCCCCATTTAATTTCTTTGTCTACTTCATCATCTTTGTAAGAACATCAGCAGCTTCAAGcccgtctagcccagcatcctgagcGTTCCTGTGGGgatacgccccccccccagcacaattcgagcacaagagcaacgctctcccctcctgcgatttacagcaactggcattcggGTGTCTAAACCGCcaccctggctaggagccacccctcgccctctcctcctcctcttcctccctccaacCAGCCTCaaagctgctctgccacctttCAGTACCTGCTGGGCAGCTCAGTTAATtagagcatgggggggggctgataatgccaatgccgcaggttcgatccccgtatgggggcAGCGGCatatttctgccttgcagggggttgggctggatgaccctcagggtcccttccaactctacgattcaaaGAATCCCGGTTCCTCACAAATCCTAGCCCCTCGTCTTGACACACCACCCTCTCCTGCCCGCCTTGAGGCCACCAAGCTGCACCTGGTCCTCTGCGTGGAACCAGAAGCATCTCAAAGACAGAGGAGACCTTGGAGGTTTTTTGCCATCCCAGCTGGCAACCTAAATGTGGCTTCCAGGATTTTAGATTAGGGCCAGGGAGGGACCTTCTCTGCTCTTCTCAACCTCTTCCTTCTCCCGCGGTCAACTAGCACCGTCTCCTCAAATGGCAATGAACTGCTGGTCCAGTTCGTCTCGGATCTCAGCGTCACGGCCGACGGCTTCTCGGCCTCCTACGTCTTCAAGAACCCCGACGAGCCGGTGGACAAAGGTGTCTCCCAGCCCACGGGACGTGTCTTCCCAGGCTCCAAGCCAGCCCAGCCAGGCAGGAAACCAGCGGCCCCCAAGCCCAAGCCGGCACCGCGCCCCAGACCGACCCCCAAGCCCCGCCCCAGCCCCACAcggcccacagcaccacctgctacAGGTAAGGGGCATCTGCGGACGGTGGGTGGGTGTCAGGACCTCAGAAGAGCCTTCCTGGATCCGGCCAGAGTTTcctttagcccagcatcctgttcccacggtCCCTCAGAACCTAGGGatcgagatagactgcctctggagctggaggttccataaggacATTGGAAGAGCctggcttgctggatcaggcccaaagtggctcatctagtctagcatcctgtcctcacagatgctccagtgggaaacctgcaagcaggatccaagcacaaggcCAATCCCCTCTAACCCCAAGTTGGCAAACAGTCCATAGAAATCCCCCCTGAAATCCGGTTTaataatatttggaatgtggCTCCACTGGAACGCCTCCCTCGCCACAGAAGGGTAActgaaggcaccccaagggttgACACGTAGGGGGTGAGACTTTGCTCCAATTCTTTTCCTTTATACTGTAAATGAGACAGATACATTTGTTCC
The window above is part of the Zootoca vivipara chromosome 13, rZooViv1.1, whole genome shotgun sequence genome. Proteins encoded here:
- the PCOLCE gene encoding procollagen C-endopeptidase enhancer 1, with protein sequence MAPHFSLLPPLLLALLPLARAQDPPAGNTTRPIFLCGGDHTGDNGYIASEGFPSHYPPSKTCTWTITVPEGQVVMLSFRVFDMEPDPVCRYDYLDVYSGHAAVEGQRLGRFCGTFRPGAVLSTSNRMLLRMVSDEGTGGRGFLVWFSGGLPHVDEHQFCGGKMEKPQGTLKTPNWPESDYPPGISCSWHIIAPKDKVIVLTFGKFDVEPDTYCRYDYVAVFNGGDRDDSRRIGKFCGDESPSTVSSNGNELLVQFVSDLSVTADGFSASYVFKNPDEPVDKGVSQPTGRVFPGSKPAQPGRKPAAPKPKPAPRPRPTPKPRPSPTRPTAPPATGEITCPDKCRRTGTLQSNFCASDFVISGTVKTAVRGAGNKVTVTVALANTYKAGALSLPAEGSGATLRLEAPCRQCPILKKGATYVFMGKVGPDGSGQLPPTSFVVPFRQPQHKILTNLAKRPCTAPPAARNRT